The nucleotide window CTTCTTCCAGGCCGACGCCGTGATGATGACGCTGATCATGGTCGGCGGGATCTGCTATTCGGTGGGCGCCGTCGTCTACGGCCTCAAGAAGCCCAACCCGGTGCCGGGGGTGTTCGGCTTCCACGAGATCTTCCACTCGCTCACGGTGGTGGCGTTCCTCTGCCACTGGGTCGCGATCCTGATCATCGCGACCCATCCGCTCTACCCCTAAAGCGGCGCCTGGCGCTCGTCTGGCTTCGTGGCCGCTGCGTCGCGCTCGGCGACCTCGGCCTGCAACCGCTCCTGCATCTCGGCGCGGTAGTTGGTGCGGCGGATGCGCCTGGCCAGGTCCATGCCCAGCAACAGGGTGACCGCCGCGACGAAGAAGATCGCGAAGAAGCCCCACGGGCCCGGTGTCACGGTGTCGGGGTTGAACTCGGGCGGCGGGGTGTTGGCGAGGATGAATCCGGCCACCGGCACGAAGAACGCGCTCACGAGTCGTCCCGGTCTGCGGTGACGCCGGCGAAGAGGTCGGATTCAGGCATGTCGCTGTCTACTTTCGATTCGACGAGTTGGAAGTCCTCATACGGCCAGGCCTTGCGCACCATGTCGTTGGGCCAGAAGAAGAAGCTGCTGGTGGGCGATACCTGGCTGGCGTGCGCCTTGAGGGCCGTGTCGCGCACCTCGAGGAAGTCGCCGATCGGCACGTGGGTTGTGGCCAGGTTCGGGTACTCGCTCATGCGCTCCCTGGCGCTCGCGAGCGGCTCGAGGAGCTCGGAGTCCGGCTCCGAGACACTCAGCTCGAGGTACATGGCGTCCATGCGTTCGAGGTTGAAGATGCGGTCGTAGTACAGCTTGTCGATCTGCCAGGCTGGGCCGGCATCCGGGTAGCGGTCGGCGTCGGCCGCCGCGCGGTACGCCTCGAGGGAGACCTCGTGGCAGCGGATATGGTCGGGGTGCGGGTAGCCGCCGTTCTCGTCGTAGGTGATGAGCACCTGCGGGCGGAATTCGCGGATGATGTGCACCAGGGGTTCGGCCGAGTACTCCAACGGGATGTCGGCGAAGGAGTTCTTCGGCACTCCACCGTCGTCCTGCATGCCGGAATCCTGGTAGCCGAGCCAGCGGTGCTGGATGCCCAACGCCTTCTGCGCAGCGGCCATTTCGAGAATGCGGAGGCCGGACAGGTCGCGCTCGGCCATGGCCAGATGCGCGAGGTCCTCGTTGAGGATGCTGCCGCGTTCGCCGCCGGTGCAGCTGACGACGAGCACTTCGGCGCCGAGGCTTCGGTAATACGCGTATGTTGCCGCGCCCTTGCTCGACTCGTCGTCGGGATGGGCGTGCACTGCCAAGAGTCGCAGCGTCATGAAACTCCTCAGAAATGCCAGCTAACCTTGTGTCAAGCCTAATCGTTGAACCGTGAGTGTGGAGTCTGAGTGCCCGTGAGCAGCAACCTCGACGATCGCTATGGGCGAACGCCCGGCACCCGGCTGCGCGACCGGCGGGTGCTCTGGATCACCGCGAGTGTCTTCGCGCTGATCCTCACCGCCTGGGTGGTCTGGGCGGGCCTGGACGGCTCGGCGCCGTCGATCGAG belongs to Cryobacterium sp. SO2 and includes:
- the mca gene encoding mycothiol conjugate amidase Mca, giving the protein MTLRLLAVHAHPDDESSKGAATYAYYRSLGAEVLVVSCTGGERGSILNEDLAHLAMAERDLSGLRILEMAAAQKALGIQHRWLGYQDSGMQDDGGVPKNSFADIPLEYSAEPLVHIIREFRPQVLITYDENGGYPHPDHIRCHEVSLEAYRAAADADRYPDAGPAWQIDKLYYDRIFNLERMDAMYLELSVSEPDSELLEPLASARERMSEYPNLATTHVPIGDFLEVRDTALKAHASQVSPTSSFFFWPNDMVRKAWPYEDFQLVESKVDSDMPESDLFAGVTADRDDS